AAGACCTGGTATTCAAGAAACTGGAGGCTGGAGATGTGGAGGATGTTGCCTATTTCGAACCCTTCTATCTGAAGGATTTCATCGCCAAGTTGCCTAAGAAGATGCTTTGATCAATCGATCTGTCCCATCGCTTCTTTGACCGTGCCCACTGGAAGCTTGCATGTCTTATTCACGCAGACATAGATCATCGTCTCTCCCTCTACATACTTGTATTCGAGCAGGGGTAATCGTGAATCCTCATCAGAATCTCCCATAAAGAGTTTATTCGGTATGTACTGCTGTCCGAATTCGCGTATCTCCTTCTCAGGTTGCTCCCCCAGGATAGCGATCTCATAGTATGGATAGACCTCATGCAACATCAGGGTCGCCCAATTGGAATAACCACCCCCATACTTGGGTATCTGGCTCTTCATGTTATTGAGCATCGTCAATGAACGGTCCAAGTATTCTTGCTTATCGAAATACGTACCCAGCGTATGGAGTACCCGGGCCATAGCAGAATTAGAGGCTGGGATCACATTATCATCCACCTCCATCTTACGCGTGATCAAGGCCGGATCCTCATCGGAAGTGAAGAAGAACATCTGGGATTCCTCATCGCTGAAATGTCGCATCACGTATTCTGTCAGTTTCTCAGTTCGCGTCAGCCATTCTTCATCCAGTGTGATCTGATAGAGGTCGATGAAGGCCTGCGCTGTCAATGCATAATCCTCCAAATAGCCATTGATCGATGATGTACCTCCTTTATAGCTGTGATTCAATCCCCCATCGCTTCTCCATTGATGCTGGATAAGGAAATCCGCATTCTTCAAAGCCAGATCAAGAAATCTGTCTTCATCAAAGGCAAGAGCCGCTTGCACCAGACCAGAGATCATCATCGCATTCCATGAGGTCAGACTCTTGTCGTCCAATCCGGGTCTCACCCTGCCTTCTCGCCTCTCCATCAGCTTTTTCCTGACTTCCTCCTTGGTCGCCTGGAGTTCTTCTATAGTGATTCCCTCCTGTTGCGCATAGTCCTCATCCGATCGATCGCGCAGAAGGATGTAATTACCGTGCTCCCATCGCCCTTTGGCGTTGAGGTTGTAATAGTTCTTGACGAAATCGAAATCAGTGCCTAAGACTTCTTGAAGTTCTTCTTCAGACCAGACATAGAACTTCCCTTCTTCACCTTCACTATCTGCATCCAAGGCAGAGTAGAAGGCCCCTGACTCATCGGTCATCTCCCGCTCCAGCCAGTCCACTGTTTCATAGACGGTCTCCCTATAGAGCGCTTTCTCCGTGGCCTGAAAGGCTTCAGCATACAATGCGATGAGCTGTGCATTGTCATAGAGCATCTTCTCGAAGTGAGGCACTTTCCACTGTCCATCGACCGAGTACCTCGCAAAGCCTCCTCCTATCTGGTCATAGATTCCTCCAAAGGCCATGCGATCCAGTGTGAGATAGACCTGCTCTTTGACTTGAGCATCATCTGCCAAATGGGCATAACGCAGCAGAAATTGATAGTTATTGGGCAAGGGGAATTTAGGCGCTCGAGAAGGACCGCCATCCTTGAAATCCATACGTGCCTTCCAGTTCTCCACTGTTTCATGAAGCAGGTCTTGAGAGAATCGGGCCGGACTGGGGTCCAAGGTGATGAGATCGCTCTGTTTCACGCCTTCTGTCAGCTTTTCGGCATACTCTATCACCTGGGAGGGGTCGCTCTCCCATGTTTCTTTCAATCGCATCAGAACTTCTAGCCACTGCTCCTTAGGGAAGTACGTACCGCCATACACGGGGCGCCCATCGGGCAAGGTGAAGCAGTTCAAGGGCCAACCTCCTCTACCGGTCATGAGTTGAACGGCATTCATGTAGATCTGGTCCACATCAGGTCGCTCTTCACGGTCTACCTTGACAGAGATGAAATGACGATTCATCACTGCCGCTACCGAATCATCTTCAAAGCTCTCATGCTCCATGACATGGCACCAATGGCAGGATGAGTATCCGATCGAGACCAAGATGAGTTTGTTCTCCTGCTCGGCCTGCTGGAAGATCTCTTGCGACCAGGGCTGCCAATCCACTGGATTATACTGGTGTTGGAGCAGATAGGGAGAGGTCTGGCCTGCTAGGCCGTTCTTGGGTCGGTCATCTTGTTCCGTATGATCGGATTCTTTCATGGTATCCTGCTGATTACATCCCGAAACTGCTGTCAGTACCAGGCCTATGGCCAAGATGAGGGTCTTCATCAGCCTTCTTGGCTCTTGAAGAGCACATCTTCCTCGATGTTCACATCTACCGACCGACTGAAGAGGAATACTTTTCCTGTGATGGTGCCTTTGAGCTTCACATTGACCTTACCGGTGAGAGCGGCCGAAAGCATGATAGGCAACATCTCGGTATTCAATCGTTCACCTACAGCTCGTATCTGCATCTCATAGGTCTTCTGACTTCCTGATTCCAAGGTGAACTGATTCTCCAGATTGGCCTTACCGATATATCTATCTTCCAGATATAGATCCAGGTCGGATTCCTTGACCTTGATACTGAATGAATTGGGATTGTCCAGAGTGGCGGCCACATCCAAGAACATCTCCTGCTTCTCGATACGGTCGACCTCTACCCTTTCCAGATCCACGAGTGTGACCTCTTCTATTTCACAGGAACTGAAGAGCACTGCGAGGGTGAGTAGTGAAGCTATACGTACGATGAAGTACCTGGTCATTCTGCGAAATATTTAAAGAAGTACGGGATGGTCTCT
This genomic stretch from Flavobacteriales bacterium harbors:
- a CDS encoding thioredoxin domain-containing protein, with amino-acid sequence MKESDHTEQDDRPKNGLAGQTSPYLLQHQYNPVDWQPWSQEIFQQAEQENKLILVSIGYSSCHWCHVMEHESFEDDSVAAVMNRHFISVKVDREERPDVDQIYMNAVQLMTGRGGWPLNCFTLPDGRPVYGGTYFPKEQWLEVLMRLKETWESDPSQVIEYAEKLTEGVKQSDLITLDPSPARFSQDLLHETVENWKARMDFKDGGPSRAPKFPLPNNYQFLLRYAHLADDAQVKEQVYLTLDRMAFGGIYDQIGGGFARYSVDGQWKVPHFEKMLYDNAQLIALYAEAFQATEKALYRETVYETVDWLEREMTDESGAFYSALDADSEGEEGKFYVWSEEELQEVLGTDFDFVKNYYNLNAKGRWEHGNYILLRDRSDEDYAQQEGITIEELQATKEEVRKKLMERREGRVRPGLDDKSLTSWNAMMISGLVQAALAFDEDRFLDLALKNADFLIQHQWRSDGGLNHSYKGGTSSINGYLEDYALTAQAFIDLYQITLDEEWLTRTEKLTEYVMRHFSDEESQMFFFTSDEDPALITRKMEVDDNVIPASNSAMARVLHTLGTYFDKQEYLDRSLTMLNNMKSQIPKYGGGYSNWATLMLHEVYPYYEIAILGEQPEKEIREFGQQYIPNKLFMGDSDEDSRLPLLEYKYVEGETMIYVCVNKTCKLPVGTVKEAMGQID
- a CDS encoding LEA type 2 family protein gives rise to the protein MTRYFIVRIASLLTLAVLFSSCEIEEVTLVDLERVEVDRIEKQEMFLDVAATLDNPNSFSIKVKESDLDLYLEDRYIGKANLENQFTLESGSQKTYEMQIRAVGERLNTEMLPIMLSAALTGKVNVKLKGTITGKVFLFSRSVDVNIEEDVLFKSQEG